In one Thermodesulfobium acidiphilum genomic region, the following are encoded:
- a CDS encoding DUF488 domain-containing protein: MIRIKSIYERYSTQDGYRILVDRLWPRGIKRETAAIDLWLKEIAPTNELRKWYSHDPEKFEEFKKRYFSELERNGELIEKIKQIEKNSTVTLLYSSKSHLNNATILLEFLNKAF, encoded by the coding sequence TTGATAAGAATTAAGAGTATTTATGAAAGATATTCAACACAAGACGGCTATCGAATATTAGTAGATAGACTATGGCCAAGAGGCATAAAAAGAGAAACGGCAGCAATAGATCTCTGGCTAAAGGAAATTGCACCAACAAATGAACTGAGAAAATGGTATTCACATGACCCTGAAAAATTCGAAGAATTTAAAAAAAGATACTTTTCAGAACTAGAGAGAAATGGTGAACTTATAGAAAAAATCAAACAAATTGAAAAAAATTCTACTGTTACTCTTTTATACTCTTCTAAAAGCCATCTAAACAACGCAACAATTCTTCTTGAATTTTTGAATAAAGCCTTCTGA
- a CDS encoding glycosidase codes for MGTHALFKRYEGNPIITAEDVSCEAHTVFNPAAAKFENKVILVLRVEEQRGFSYLIRAFSEDGVNNWKIDDKPFMIHEPQMGEQFWGLEDPRLTYMEEFDQYYLTYVSFAPGGPQLSLVTTRDFERICRHGNLFYPDNKDGAFYPKRFNGRWALIHRPYARGRAEIWLSFTPDLKHYGDHTCIIPVREGWWDCTRVGMGPPPIETPEGWLVIYHGVRTTASGSLYRVGLALFDLDDPTKLICRTNRWVLAPETPYELIGDVPGVCFPCGAICDENTREVMLYYGGADTSTCVAFSTIDDILDFIKEDQKIGRTFYSL; via the coding sequence ATGGGTACTCATGCTCTCTTTAAAAGATATGAAGGAAATCCAATTATTACAGCAGAAGATGTATCCTGCGAAGCTCATACCGTTTTTAATCCTGCAGCCGCAAAGTTCGAAAACAAGGTTATTCTTGTTTTGAGAGTAGAAGAACAAAGAGGGTTTTCTTACCTTATAAGAGCTTTTAGTGAGGACGGCGTTAATAATTGGAAAATTGACGATAAACCCTTTATGATTCATGAGCCCCAGATGGGAGAGCAATTCTGGGGATTAGAAGATCCCAGACTAACTTATATGGAAGAATTTGATCAATATTATCTAACTTATGTTTCGTTTGCACCAGGTGGGCCACAACTTTCTTTAGTTACTACTAGAGATTTTGAAAGAATATGCAGGCACGGTAATCTTTTTTATCCGGATAACAAAGACGGTGCCTTTTATCCAAAAAGATTTAACGGTAGATGGGCTTTGATCCATAGACCATATGCAAGGGGAAGGGCTGAAATATGGCTTTCTTTTACCCCCGATCTAAAGCACTACGGGGATCATACCTGTATCATCCCAGTTCGAGAGGGTTGGTGGGATTGTACAAGGGTTGGTATGGGACCCCCACCAATAGAGACTCCTGAGGGATGGCTTGTAATATATCATGGAGTTAGGACTACTGCCTCCGGCTCTCTTTATAGGGTTGGATTGGCTTTATTTGATTTGGATGATCCCACTAAACTTATCTGCAGGACCAATAGATGGGTTCTGGCACCAGAAACGCCATATGAGCTGATTGGAGATGTCCCGGGAGTGTGCTTTCCATGTGGCGCTATATGCGATGAGAATACTAGAGAGGTAATGCTTTATTATGGAGGTGCTGATACATCGACTTGTGTGGCATTTTCTACTATTGACGATATACTTGACTTTATCAAAGAAGACCAAAAAATAGGAAGGACTTTTTACTCGTTATGA
- a CDS encoding TetR/AcrR family transcriptional regulator translates to MKNKKPSITKNKILKSALRLFSNKGYHYTNVDEIVEDSNTSKGAFYFYFPGKRDLVIKLVEELSNQLIKKIENKAKGNTFEEIFRSALKEGFRILEKYRELTKFVFIEAFSLGPQFEEQRFSVRKKLEKLFLNILSNQKMEEVEKYIVVTIIVGSISEFVIDSITSDKPLVEFSDFFIEKLLKILKK, encoded by the coding sequence ATGAAAAACAAGAAACCTTCTATTACAAAAAATAAAATACTTAAAAGTGCACTAAGGCTTTTTTCAAACAAAGGGTATCATTACACAAACGTTGATGAGATTGTAGAAGATTCAAACACATCTAAAGGTGCGTTTTACTTTTATTTCCCCGGAAAAAGAGACCTGGTAATAAAGTTAGTGGAAGAGTTAAGCAATCAACTTATCAAAAAAATTGAAAACAAAGCTAAAGGAAACACTTTCGAAGAAATTTTTAGGTCAGCTTTGAAGGAAGGTTTTAGAATATTAGAAAAATATCGTGAACTAACAAAATTCGTCTTTATAGAAGCCTTTAGTCTTGGGCCTCAATTCGAAGAACAAAGATTTTCTGTAAGGAAAAAGTTGGAAAAGCTTTTTTTAAATATTCTTTCCAATCAAAAAATGGAAGAAGTAGAAAAATATATCGTCGTAACAATTATTGTTGGTTCAATAAGTGAGTTTGTGATCGATTCTATTACGTCCGATAAACCACTTGTAGAATTTTCAGATTTTTTTATTGAAAAATTGTTAAAGATACTTAAAAAATAA